A genomic window from Acidobacteriota bacterium includes:
- a CDS encoding HYR domain-containing protein: protein MQAILRILNYTRTRQQFRLTFMALVALLLLGGGFMRLRGAAAQSDNPQVGPGVPNVGSNAPRSAASSSKAGSILFFHKYTSSTAAASNVNTLFTLTNTHPTAGVAIRLSWVHGCTLDTTFITLAGNQTRTLLASNENPNQTGYLMAMAVSATGLPIQFNWLIGSASYRDARGFESNYNAVGVAKRTNGGARTVSDAVAEVLFNNVEYDRLPKQIAVDNLQNQNPQGTGGDAPVKTDVMVYSPLSNLASTASQSLKLNAVLLDQSGRPYPQVLDSACGLSSAITSVWTDPPFNTVVTPTRQGYATFAANTASNLPVPVLGLSLTESVSGGMHSARQMQALSWVDSFRMTVPIIPPTGAPNDPVTTNQPDATGNAQGASEAKAGSILLFSRFTSGVYGATRLCITNTHPTQRARVRLFFTGLIEPVLVNENIVILQPNQTTTFDANDFAANQKGWALAMAIDGRAQPTQFNNLIGSAQVSEQTAGLATGYNALAIAKNSAGAAARNSDGTTTDLIFDDTNYDRLPATLALNGVPNQTENATMFGFARPPISFMETPNTRGSLGVTLYDDFLASFGATLGQLEVRLGQVRANAQAPLLTNTIQKGHRGWFKLNSSSPVFPWFNNLATTRLSVAGSAWAGGVNGGANLHVLTLGDTYLLRTPGNNPNNRPPIAEFEPIEAFMEARFPTGANVRLDGRVSSDPDGPDDPLSFKWFDNERQISIAKVSDYRFGLGTHILKLSVLDGNNTPSEPNVYLLQVTDTTPPVISGIPSKLTKTVSSPAGYGLVYPLPAAYDYVDGNVAVTASKPPGSLFPIGKTIVTFTARDNAGNASTAQLEVNLIKGTGTLPTQGGVPGDILPTLPNLNDQYVVIGKTKTITLQAQDADNDSVSFQLLGAPAYVRLDAPDPVNRTAKLIIEPFQGAQPAASMRIIATDSKGGKFTTLPFRVQLSDTETDENGTGLGPTGPPDPGTGVGPGGPGGNPTNKPPIAKMAPLAPTAQATAKQGAIVKLDGSPSSDPDLDVLSYVWKDQGVMIAEGALVDVTLVVGFHSITLTVSDPKGATSSTDPVQVQVLPRPLTIASASPAKIPIFNQAILTITGTGFFSDPDPAKSTKVRFDCSSFCQGGSQIQVTILSIEEDTIRVNVKTTQNTPFGNRDCVVINPNGVSAELGRSNVVSR, encoded by the coding sequence ATGCAAGCAATCCTTCGCATCTTGAATTACACACGCACCCGTCAACAGTTTCGCCTCACATTCATGGCACTCGTTGCACTGCTTTTGCTGGGCGGCGGTTTCATGCGCTTACGCGGCGCGGCGGCGCAGAGTGACAATCCACAGGTAGGCCCAGGCGTGCCCAATGTCGGGTCGAATGCACCGCGCAGCGCCGCCAGCAGTTCCAAAGCGGGCAGCATTCTCTTCTTCCACAAATACACCAGCAGCACAGCGGCGGCGAGCAACGTCAACACGCTGTTCACGCTCACCAATACGCATCCGACCGCAGGCGTGGCCATTCGGTTGTCGTGGGTGCATGGGTGCACGCTGGATACGACCTTTATCACGCTGGCCGGGAATCAAACGCGCACGTTGTTGGCGAGCAATGAGAATCCGAATCAGACCGGCTATCTGATGGCAATGGCGGTGAGCGCGACGGGGTTGCCGATTCAGTTCAACTGGCTTATCGGCAGCGCCAGTTATCGCGACGCGCGCGGTTTTGAATCCAACTACAACGCGGTCGGCGTGGCCAAACGCACCAATGGCGGCGCGCGCACCGTGAGTGATGCCGTGGCCGAAGTCCTCTTCAACAACGTCGAATATGACCGCTTGCCCAAACAAATCGCGGTGGACAACCTGCAAAATCAGAACCCGCAGGGCACGGGCGGCGACGCGCCGGTCAAGACTGATGTGATGGTTTACAGTCCGCTCAGCAATTTGGCGAGCACCGCGTCGCAAAGCCTGAAATTGAACGCGGTACTGCTGGATCAGAGCGGGCGGCCTTATCCGCAAGTGCTAGACAGCGCCTGCGGCCTGAGTTCGGCCATCACCAGCGTGTGGACGGATCCGCCGTTTAATACCGTGGTGACACCAACGCGGCAGGGCTACGCCACGTTTGCGGCCAACACAGCGAGCAACCTGCCGGTGCCGGTGCTTGGATTGAGTTTGACCGAAAGTGTCAGCGGCGGGATGCACAGCGCGCGGCAGATGCAGGCGCTGAGTTGGGTAGATTCGTTTCGGATGACGGTGCCGATCATTCCGCCGACCGGTGCGCCCAATGATCCGGTGACCACCAATCAACCTGACGCGACGGGCAATGCGCAAGGCGCGAGCGAAGCGAAAGCGGGCAGCATTTTGCTCTTCTCGCGTTTCACGAGCGGCGTTTACGGCGCGACGCGGCTGTGCATCACGAATACACACCCAACGCAGCGCGCACGCGTGCGGCTGTTTTTCACCGGTTTGATTGAGCCGGTTTTGGTGAACGAGAACATCGTCATCTTGCAACCGAACCAGACGACCACGTTTGACGCCAATGATTTCGCCGCCAATCAAAAAGGCTGGGCGCTGGCGATGGCGATTGATGGGCGCGCCCAGCCGACGCAATTCAATAACTTGATCGGCAGTGCGCAGGTCAGCGAACAAACCGCCGGTTTGGCCACGGGCTATAACGCTCTGGCCATCGCTAAAAATTCAGCCGGAGCAGCGGCGCGCAACAGCGACGGCACAACGACGGATTTGATTTTCGACGATACCAACTACGACCGGCTGCCTGCGACGCTGGCGTTGAATGGGGTGCCGAACCAGACCGAGAACGCCACGATGTTCGGCTTCGCCCGTCCGCCGATCAGTTTTATGGAAACGCCGAATACGCGCGGCTCGTTGGGTGTGACGCTGTATGACGATTTTCTGGCCTCGTTCGGCGCGACGCTAGGTCAACTCGAAGTGCGCTTAGGGCAAGTGCGCGCCAATGCGCAAGCCCCGTTGCTCACCAATACGATTCAAAAAGGGCATCGCGGCTGGTTCAAGCTCAATTCTTCATCGCCGGTCTTTCCCTGGTTCAACAATCTGGCGACAACAAGGTTGTCGGTGGCTGGCAGCGCCTGGGCGGGCGGCGTGAATGGCGGCGCGAATCTGCATGTGCTGACGTTGGGCGACACCTATCTGCTGCGCACACCCGGCAACAATCCGAACAACCGTCCGCCCATCGCTGAGTTCGAACCGATTGAGGCGTTCATGGAAGCGCGTTTCCCAACCGGCGCCAACGTTCGTTTGGATGGCCGCGTATCAAGCGACCCGGATGGCCCGGACGATCCGCTCAGCTTCAAATGGTTCGATAACGAGCGGCAGATTTCGATTGCGAAGGTTTCGGATTATCGCTTCGGCCTCGGCACGCACATTTTGAAATTGAGTGTATTGGACGGCAACAACACGCCCAGCGAACCGAATGTCTACCTCCTTCAAGTCACTGACACGACGCCGCCGGTGATCAGCGGCATTCCTTCAAAACTTACCAAGACCGTTTCTTCGCCTGCCGGGTATGGTCTCGTTTATCCGTTGCCCGCTGCCTATGACTATGTGGATGGCAACGTAGCGGTGACGGCGTCAAAGCCGCCCGGCAGTCTGTTCCCCATCGGCAAAACCATCGTGACCTTTACCGCCCGCGATAATGCCGGGAATGCCTCGACCGCGCAATTGGAAGTCAATCTAATCAAGGGCACCGGCACCTTACCGACCCAAGGCGGCGTGCCCGGCGACATTTTGCCGACGCTGCCCAACCTCAACGATCAATACGTCGTCATCGGCAAGACCAAGACCATCACCTTGCAGGCCCAAGATGCTGACAATGATTCAGTGAGCTTCCAATTGCTGGGCGCGCCTGCGTATGTGCGCCTCGATGCGCCCGATCCGGTCAATCGCACGGCCAAGCTCATCATCGAACCGTTTCAAGGCGCGCAACCCGCCGCCAGCATGCGCATCATCGCCACCGACAGCAAAGGCGGCAAATTTACGACGCTGCCCTTCCGCGTGCAACTCAGCGACACCGAAACCGATGAGAATGGCACAGGCCTAGGGCCAACCGGCCCGCCTGATCCGGGCACGGGTGTAGGCCCCGGCGGCCCCGGCGGCAACCCCACCAACAAACCACCCATCGCCAAGATGGCCCCGCTGGCGCCCACGGCACAGGCCACCGCCAAACAGGGCGCAATTGTGAAGTTGGATGGCTCACCTTCCAGTGATCCCGATTTGGATGTGCTGTCTTATGTCTGGAAAGATCAGGGCGTGATGATTGCGGAAGGCGCGCTCGTGGACGTTACGCTCGTTGTCGGCTTTCATTCGATTACGCTGACCGTCAGCGATCCGAAAGGCGCGACGAGCAGCACCGACCCGGTACAGGTCCAGGTGCTGCCGCGTCCGCTGACCATCGCCAGCGCCTCACCAGCCAAGATTCCGATCTTCAATCAAGCGATCTTGACGATTACCGGCACTGGCTTTTTCAGTGATCCTGATCCGGCTAAGTCTACGAAAGTACGCTTTGATTGCAGTTCGTTCTGTCAGGGCGGGTCGCAAATTCAAGTCACGATTCTGAGCATCGAAGAGGATACGATCCGCGTGAATGTGAAGACCACGCAGAACACGCCCTTTGGCAACCGCGATTGTGTGGTGATCAATCCCAACGGCGTGAGCGCCGAATTGGGGCGCAGCAATGTTGTTTCGCGTTAG
- a CDS encoding ABC transporter permease, with protein MLNQTPDHAPVVWRIEPSRGWVSLKLNELWEYRELLYFLTWRDIKVRYKQTALGVAWAIIQPLFTMLVFTLFFGRLAKIPSDGIPYSIFNFAALVPWTFFANGLTQSANSLVGSSNLLTKVYFPRLCIPLATVLSGVVDFALAFALLLVLMFIKGINPTLNVIWLPFFLLLALITSLGVGLWLAALNVQYRDVRYVVPFLTQFWMLATPVAYPSSLMKEPWRTVYGINPMVGVVEGFRWALLGTKTAPGLMLWVSVLASLVLLISGAFYFRRMEKTFADVV; from the coding sequence TTGCTCAACCAGACGCCCGATCATGCGCCCGTCGTTTGGCGCATCGAACCATCGCGCGGCTGGGTTTCGCTCAAACTGAATGAACTCTGGGAATACCGCGAACTGCTCTATTTCCTGACCTGGCGCGACATCAAAGTGCGTTACAAACAGACGGCGCTTGGCGTCGCCTGGGCCATCATTCAACCGCTCTTTACGATGCTGGTCTTCACGCTCTTTTTCGGGCGGCTGGCAAAAATCCCCTCGGATGGCATTCCCTATTCCATCTTTAACTTTGCCGCGCTGGTGCCGTGGACGTTCTTTGCGAATGGCCTGACGCAATCGGCCAACAGTTTGGTCGGCAGTTCCAACCTGCTGACCAAGGTTTATTTCCCGCGTCTGTGCATTCCGCTGGCCACGGTGTTGTCGGGCGTGGTGGATTTCGCGCTGGCCTTTGCGCTGTTATTGGTGTTGATGTTTATCAAAGGCATCAACCCGACGCTCAACGTCATTTGGCTGCCGTTCTTTTTGCTGCTGGCGCTGATCACGTCGCTGGGCGTGGGTTTGTGGCTGGCCGCGTTGAATGTGCAATACCGCGATGTGCGATACGTCGTGCCCTTCCTCACGCAATTCTGGATGCTCGCCACGCCGGTGGCCTATCCCAGCAGTTTGATGAAAGAGCCGTGGCGCACTGTTTATGGCATCAACCCGATGGTCGGCGTCGTCGAAGGCTTTCGCTGGGCGTTGCTCGGCACGAAGACCGCGCCCGGTTTGATGCTCTGGGTTTCGGTGCTGGCCTCCCTCGTGCTGTTGATCTCCGGCGCCTTCTATTTTCGGCGGATGGAAAAAACATTTGCCGACGTGGTGTGA
- a CDS encoding N-acetylneuraminate synthase family protein, giving the protein MLDLTQWFETPARRCLLIGEIAQTHDGSLGTAHAYIDAVARAGADAIKFQTHIAAAESTPGEPWRVKFSRQDATRYEYWQRMEFTEEQWRGLAEHAAERGLLFLSSAFSLAAVELLEGLGLPAWKVGAGEITNLPMLEMMARTGKPVLLSSGMSNWAELDAAVACVRAQNAPVAVFQCTTAYPCPPEKLGLNVLAELRERYACPVGLSDHSGTIYAGLAAATLGAQLIEVHVAFSRECFGPDVPASVTTAELKQLADGLRFIEHALTHPVNKEAMAAELSELKRTFGKSLVTARALAAGQRVTAADLVCKKPGTGISPARFHEFVNRTLNRALDANALLSENDFD; this is encoded by the coding sequence ATGCTCGACCTGACCCAATGGTTTGAAACGCCCGCGCGCCGCTGTTTGCTGATCGGCGAAATTGCGCAAACGCACGATGGCAGCCTGGGCACGGCGCACGCTTACATTGACGCCGTGGCGCGGGCGGGCGCGGATGCCATCAAATTTCAAACCCACATCGCCGCCGCCGAAAGCACGCCCGGCGAACCCTGGCGCGTGAAATTCAGCCGGCAGGATGCGACACGCTATGAATACTGGCAGCGCATGGAATTCACCGAGGAGCAATGGCGCGGGCTGGCTGAACACGCGGCTGAGCGCGGCCTGCTGTTTCTCTCTTCGGCCTTTTCCCTGGCCGCCGTTGAATTGCTGGAAGGCCTGGGGCTGCCCGCCTGGAAAGTCGGCGCGGGGGAAATCACCAATCTGCCCATGCTCGAAATGATGGCGCGCACCGGCAAACCCGTGCTGCTCTCCAGCGGCATGTCGAATTGGGCCGAGCTGGACGCGGCGGTCGCCTGCGTGCGCGCGCAGAATGCGCCCGTGGCCGTCTTTCAATGCACGACCGCCTATCCCTGCCCGCCCGAAAAGCTGGGCTTGAACGTGCTCGCCGAATTGCGTGAACGCTATGCCTGTCCGGTGGGACTCTCCGATCATTCCGGTACGATTTACGCGGGCTTGGCCGCCGCCACGCTCGGCGCGCAACTCATTGAAGTGCACGTCGCGTTCTCGCGCGAATGTTTTGGGCCGGATGTGCCCGCCTCGGTCACCACGGCGGAATTGAAACAACTGGCGGACGGCTTGCGCTTCATCGAACACGCCTTGACGCATCCCGTCAACAAAGAGGCAATGGCCGCAGAGTTGAGTGAATTGAAACGCACCTTCGGCAAAAGCCTGGTCACGGCGCGCGCGCTGGCCGCCGGGCAGCGCGTGACGGCTGCTGATCTGGTTTGCAAAAAACCGGGCACGGGCATTTCACCGGCCCGCTTCCATGAATTCGTCAATCGCACGCTCAACCGCGCGCTCGACGCCAATGCACTGCTTTCAGAAAATGACTTCGACTAA
- the neuC gene encoding UDP-N-acetylglucosamine 2-epimerase (hydrolyzing), translated as MHCFQKMTSTKRKVCVVLVDRANYGRLKPVMQALAAHPDLELQIVAAGTMVLERFDQPVKVVRKDGFRIDGEIYIELEGSTPATMAKSVGFGVVEFASEFQRLKPDVVLLIGDRYEALAAAIAAAYMNICIAHIQGGEVSGSIDESARHAISKFAHFHFPSTQRSAEYLVRMGENPANILAVGCPSSDIARQLDRTLQRDILHRGGGGAQIDVTQPFLLILFHPTTTEYGDERQQMEALLAALHELQMQTVLLWPNIDAGADHISKAIRSYRLNQQPTWLRTLTNLTPDDYLKVLANTACAIGNSSSFVRDASYFGTPVVLVGKRQEGRETDVHVVPSVPQADAVLNAVRQQLAHSRYAPSTLYGDGHVAGRIAQALGALHPYVQKRLHYIYESAGGPTGGKEQAAR; from the coding sequence ATGCACTGCTTTCAGAAAATGACTTCGACTAAACGCAAAGTCTGTGTCGTGCTGGTAGATCGCGCCAATTACGGGCGGCTGAAACCCGTGATGCAGGCGCTCGCCGCTCATCCTGACCTGGAATTGCAAATCGTCGCCGCCGGCACGATGGTGCTCGAACGCTTCGATCAGCCCGTCAAGGTAGTCCGCAAAGACGGCTTCCGCATTGACGGCGAAATCTACATCGAACTCGAAGGCTCGACACCCGCCACGATGGCAAAATCGGTCGGCTTCGGCGTGGTCGAATTCGCCAGTGAATTTCAGCGCCTCAAACCGGATGTCGTGCTGCTCATCGGCGACCGCTATGAAGCACTGGCCGCCGCGATTGCCGCCGCTTATATGAACATTTGCATCGCCCACATTCAGGGCGGCGAAGTTTCGGGTTCGATTGATGAGAGCGCGCGCCACGCCATCAGCAAGTTCGCGCATTTCCATTTCCCCAGCACGCAGCGTTCGGCGGAATACCTGGTGCGGATGGGCGAAAATCCCGCCAATATTCTGGCTGTCGGATGTCCTTCCAGCGACATCGCGCGGCAGTTGGATCGCACGCTACAGCGCGACATCCTGCATCGCGGTGGCGGCGGCGCGCAGATTGACGTCACGCAACCCTTCCTACTGATTCTCTTTCATCCGACCACGACCGAATACGGCGACGAACGCCAGCAGATGGAAGCCCTGTTGGCCGCGCTGCATGAATTGCAAATGCAAACCGTGCTGCTCTGGCCGAACATTGACGCGGGCGCCGATCACATCAGCAAAGCCATTCGCAGTTACCGCCTCAATCAACAACCGACCTGGTTGCGCACGCTGACCAATTTGACGCCGGATGATTATTTGAAGGTGCTGGCCAACACCGCCTGCGCCATCGGCAATTCGAGCAGCTTTGTGCGCGACGCCAGTTATTTCGGCACGCCGGTCGTGCTGGTCGGCAAGCGGCAGGAAGGGCGCGAAACGGATGTGCACGTCGTGCCCAGCGTGCCGCAAGCCGACGCCGTGCTGAACGCCGTGCGCCAGCAACTGGCGCACAGCCGTTATGCGCCCAGCACGTTGTATGGCGACGGCCACGTCGCCGGGCGCATCGCGCAAGCCCTGGGCGCATTGCATCCTTACGTGCAAAAACGGCTGCACTATATTTATGAATCAGCCGGTGGGCCGACGGGCGGAAAGGAACAGGCAGCGCGGTGA
- a CDS encoding acylneuraminate cytidylyltransferase family protein, with the protein MRVLGLIPARGGSKGVPRKNIKLLNGQPLLAYTSAAALAARRLTRVILSTDDPEIAEVGRACGLDVPFMRPAELAQDHTPTLPVVQHALRWLEERGEHYDAVCLLQPTSPLRRASDIDACIELLAERRADAVVTILPVPLEYNPHWVYFQDNEGALHLSTGETIPIPRRQDLPPAFHREGSIYVTRRSVIMEQDSFYGKYLLGYPVDPQFCVNIDDQKDWARAEALCRLASDFK; encoded by the coding sequence ATGCGAGTACTAGGTTTAATTCCGGCGCGCGGCGGCTCGAAAGGCGTGCCGCGCAAAAACATCAAGCTGCTCAATGGCCAGCCGCTGCTGGCCTACACCAGCGCCGCCGCCCTGGCCGCCCGGCGTTTAACGCGCGTGATCTTGAGCACCGATGACCCTGAAATCGCCGAGGTCGGACGCGCCTGCGGCTTGGATGTGCCGTTTATGCGCCCGGCGGAATTGGCGCAGGATCACACGCCGACTTTGCCAGTCGTGCAACACGCGCTGCGCTGGTTGGAAGAACGCGGCGAACATTATGACGCGGTTTGTTTGCTGCAACCCACCAGCCCGTTGCGCCGCGCCAGCGACATTGATGCCTGCATCGAGTTATTAGCGGAGCGGCGGGCCGATGCCGTCGTGACGATCCTGCCGGTGCCGTTGGAATACAATCCGCACTGGGTTTATTTTCAGGACAACGAAGGCGCATTGCATCTGAGCACGGGTGAAACCATCCCCATTCCGCGCCGCCAGGATTTGCCCCCCGCGTTTCATCGCGAAGGTTCGATTTATGTGACCCGGCGCTCCGTAATCATGGAGCAGGACAGTTTTTACGGAAAATACCTCCTAGGTTATCCCGTTGACCCACAGTTTTGCGTCAATATTGACGATCAGAAAGATTGGGCCAGGGCGGAAGCCTTATGCCGCCTGGCCTCGGATTTTAAGTAA